A window of Primulina huaijiensis isolate GDHJ02 chromosome 9, ASM1229523v2, whole genome shotgun sequence contains these coding sequences:
- the LOC140985193 gene encoding nucleobase-ascorbate transporter 2 isoform X3 yields the protein MRFGTWCKLCLAMDAPKPDEISHPPMDQLQGLEYCIDSNPSWGEAIAMGFQHYILALGTAVMIPSFLVPLMGGTDGDKVRVVQTLLFVGGINTLLQTLFGTRLPTVIGGSWAFMVPIISIIHDPSLERIPDPHMRFLNTMRAIQGALIVASSVQIILGYSQLWAICSRFFSPLGMVPVISLVGFGLLDRGFPVAGRCVEIGIPTFILFVAFSQYMKNFQAKQYPVLERFALLISVTVIWAYAHLLTASGAYKHRPELTQRNCRTDKANLISSSPWIKIPYPLQWGAPTFDAGHSFGMMSAVLVALIESTGAYKAAARLASATPPPAHVLSRGIGWQGIGILFDGLYGTGTGSTVSVENIGLLGSTRVGSRRVIQISAGFMIFFSILGKFGALFASIPFSVFAAIYCVMFGIVASVGLSFLQFTNMNSMRNLFITGVSLFLGLSIPEYFREYTTAALHGPAHTNAGWFNDFLNTIFLSSPTVALIVAVFLDNTLDYKDSAKDRGMPWWVKFRTFKGDSRNEEFYTLPFNLNRFFPPS from the exons ATGCGTTTTGGAAC GTGGTGCAAGTTGTGTTTAGCGATGGATGCTCCAAAGCCAGACGAAATAAGTCATCCTCCAATGGACCAACTTCAAGGCTTAGAGTATTGCATAGATTCTAATCCTTCTTGGG GCGAGGCGATAGCGATGGGATTTCAGCACTATATCTTGGCATTAGGTACCGCGGTGATGATTCCTTCCTTCCTTGTTCCTTTGATGGGTGGAACTGAC GGTGATAAAGTGAGGGTAGTTCAAACTTTGCTATTTGTTGGAGGAATAAATACACTGCTGCAAACATTATTTGGAACCAGGCTACCTACTGTAATTGGCGGATCTTGGGCATTCATGGTTCCcataatttcaataattcaTGATCCATCCTTAGAAAGAATCCCAGACCCTCATATG AGATTTCTCAATACGATGAGAGCCATTCAAGGAGCATTGATAGTAGCATCAAGTGTACAGATTATTTTGGGCTATAGTCAGCTCTGGGCTATATGCTCCAG GTTTTTTAGTCCACTTGGAATGGTTCCGGTGATTTCTCTTGTGGGCTTTGGTCTGCTTGATAGAGGCTTCCCAGTG GCTGGACGATGCGTGGAAATTGGCATTCCAACGTTCATCTTATTTGTTGCCTTCTCTCAG TACATGAAGAACTTTCAAGCAAAACAATACCCTGTACTGGAGCGATTTGCTCTTCTGATCTCCGTCACCGTCATATGGGCTTATGCACACCTGCTGACAGCCAGTGGAGCATACAAGCATCGACCAGAGTTAACTCAAAGAAATTGCCGAACCGACAAAGCAAACCTAATTTCTTCTTCCCCATG GATTAAAATCCCGTATCCACTGCAGTGGGGTGCACCTACCTTTGATGCTGGTCATTCATTTGGAATGATGTCTGCTGTACTGGTCGCCTTAATTGAG TCAACGGGAGCTTACAAGGCAGCAGCTCGTTTGGCAAGTGCAACACCGCCTCCCGCTCATGTTCTTAGTCGTGGAATTGGTTGGCAG GGCATTGGAATTCTGTTTGATGGGTTGTATGGAACTGGTACTGGATCCACAGTTTCTGT GGAAAATATTGGTCTTCTTGGAAGCACCCGTGTTGGCAGTCGTAGAGTGATCCAAATTTCGGCTGGCTTCATGATCTTCTTCTCAATCTTGG GGAAATTTGGAGCATTGTTTGCATCAATACCTTTCTCAGTGTTTGCGGCAATATATTGTGTCATGTTTGGTATAGTAG CTTCGGTGGGATTGTCGTTTTTGCAATTCACGAACATGAATTCAATGAGAAACCTATTCATCACTGGTGTATCCCTCTTCCTCGGTTTGTCTATCCCAGAATACTTCAGGGAATACACTACCGCTGCTCTTCATGGTCCTGCGCACACCAATGCTGGATGG TTCAACGATTTCCTTAACACAATTTTCTTGTCCTCCCCTACTGTGGCGTTGATCGTGGCTGTATTCTTGGACAACACACTTGACTACAAGGATAGTGCTAAGGACCGAGGGATGCCCTGGTGGGTGAAGTTCAGGACATTCAAAGGAGACAGTCGAAATGAAGAGTTTTACACCCTTCCATTTAATCTGAACCGATTTTTTCCTCCATCATGA
- the LOC140984857 gene encoding uncharacterized protein, with product MDPELREINQTVSGDLACDKSANSAHLETVIEMGENEISDPNAGSNGSTLSEPVSLDDAAKIEDKSSSCVIDVNSRDSSGENYRVRRICHLSSKESGKTLMDLIELGCECKGELEAVHQDCGEAWFGVRGNRLCEICGETAKNIKGVGNNEFMEEWNDHRSSDTGNNSSDNNRRCLYGRPLCNFLMACLVIASILPWFFRVNMF from the exons ATGGATCCAGAATTAAGAGAAATCAATCAAACAGTCTCCGGAGATCTTGCCTGTGATAAATCAGCAAATTCAGCTCATCTGGAGACTGTGATTGAGATGGGAGAAAATGAAATTTCTGATCCAAATGCGGGCTCGAATGGGTCAACGCTAAGTGAGCCGGTATCCCTGGATGATGCAGCAAAAATTGAAGATAAGTCTTCTTCTTGTGTCATTGATGTAAACAGCAGAGATTCTTCGGGAGAAAATTATAGGGTTCGTAGAATATGCCATTTGAGTTCAAAGGAAAGTGGGAAGACTTTAATGGATTTGATTGAACTTGGTTGTGAATGTAAAGGTGAGCTTGAAGCTGTGCACCAGGATTGTGGTGAGGCTTGGTTTGGGGTTCGAGGGAATAG ATTGTGCGAAATTTGTGGTGAGACTGCAAAAAACATCAAAGGTGTTGGCAACAATGAATTTATGGAAGAATGGAATGACCATAGATCTTCTGATACTGGTAATAATTCATCTGATAACAACAGAAGGTGTTTGTATGGACGACCATTGTGTAATTTCTTAATGGCATGTCTGGTAATAGCATCCATCCTTCCGTGGTTTTTCCGAGTAAATATGTTTTAG
- the LOC140985193 gene encoding nucleobase-ascorbate transporter 2 isoform X2 — protein sequence MDAPKPDEISHPPMDQLQGLEYCIDSNPSWGEAIAMGFQHYILALGTAVMIPSFLVPLMGGTDGDKVRVVQTLLFVGGINTLLQTLFGTRLPTVIGGSWAFMVPIISIIHDPSLERIPDPHMRFLNTMRAIQGALIVASSVQIILGYSQLWAICSRFFSPLGMVPVISLVGFGLLDRGFPVAGRCVEIGIPTFILFVAFSQYMKNFQAKQYPVLERFALLISVTVIWAYAHLLTASGAYKHRPELTQRNCRTDKANLISSSPWIKIPYPLQWGAPTFDAGHSFGMMSAVLVALIESTGAYKAAARLASATPPPAHVLSRGIGWQVCRKKCSLNLCLLLNATIMKFIEANISQNKLKTITIQGIGILFDGLYGTGTGSTVSVENIGLLGSTRVGSRRVIQISAGFMIFFSILGKFGALFASIPFSVFAAIYCVMFGIVASVGLSFLQFTNMNSMRNLFITGVSLFLGLSIPEYFREYTTAALHGPAHTNAGWFNDFLNTIFLSSPTVALIVAVFLDNTLDYKDSAKDRGMPWWVKFRTFKGDSRNEEFYTLPFNLNRFFPPS from the exons ATGGATGCTCCAAAGCCAGACGAAATAAGTCATCCTCCAATGGACCAACTTCAAGGCTTAGAGTATTGCATAGATTCTAATCCTTCTTGGG GCGAGGCGATAGCGATGGGATTTCAGCACTATATCTTGGCATTAGGTACCGCGGTGATGATTCCTTCCTTCCTTGTTCCTTTGATGGGTGGAACTGAC GGTGATAAAGTGAGGGTAGTTCAAACTTTGCTATTTGTTGGAGGAATAAATACACTGCTGCAAACATTATTTGGAACCAGGCTACCTACTGTAATTGGCGGATCTTGGGCATTCATGGTTCCcataatttcaataattcaTGATCCATCCTTAGAAAGAATCCCAGACCCTCATATG AGATTTCTCAATACGATGAGAGCCATTCAAGGAGCATTGATAGTAGCATCAAGTGTACAGATTATTTTGGGCTATAGTCAGCTCTGGGCTATATGCTCCAG GTTTTTTAGTCCACTTGGAATGGTTCCGGTGATTTCTCTTGTGGGCTTTGGTCTGCTTGATAGAGGCTTCCCAGTG GCTGGACGATGCGTGGAAATTGGCATTCCAACGTTCATCTTATTTGTTGCCTTCTCTCAG TACATGAAGAACTTTCAAGCAAAACAATACCCTGTACTGGAGCGATTTGCTCTTCTGATCTCCGTCACCGTCATATGGGCTTATGCACACCTGCTGACAGCCAGTGGAGCATACAAGCATCGACCAGAGTTAACTCAAAGAAATTGCCGAACCGACAAAGCAAACCTAATTTCTTCTTCCCCATG GATTAAAATCCCGTATCCACTGCAGTGGGGTGCACCTACCTTTGATGCTGGTCATTCATTTGGAATGATGTCTGCTGTACTGGTCGCCTTAATTGAG TCAACGGGAGCTTACAAGGCAGCAGCTCGTTTGGCAAGTGCAACACCGCCTCCCGCTCATGTTCTTAGTCGTGGAATTGGTTGGCAGGTTTGTAGAAAAAAATGTTCTCTGAATTTATGCCTTTTACTTAATGCCACGATTATGAAGTTTATTGAAGCAAATAtctctcaaaataaattaaagactATAACTATACAGGGCATTGGAATTCTGTTTGATGGGTTGTATGGAACTGGTACTGGATCCACAGTTTCTGT GGAAAATATTGGTCTTCTTGGAAGCACCCGTGTTGGCAGTCGTAGAGTGATCCAAATTTCGGCTGGCTTCATGATCTTCTTCTCAATCTTGG GGAAATTTGGAGCATTGTTTGCATCAATACCTTTCTCAGTGTTTGCGGCAATATATTGTGTCATGTTTGGTATAGTAG CTTCGGTGGGATTGTCGTTTTTGCAATTCACGAACATGAATTCAATGAGAAACCTATTCATCACTGGTGTATCCCTCTTCCTCGGTTTGTCTATCCCAGAATACTTCAGGGAATACACTACCGCTGCTCTTCATGGTCCTGCGCACACCAATGCTGGATGG TTCAACGATTTCCTTAACACAATTTTCTTGTCCTCCCCTACTGTGGCGTTGATCGTGGCTGTATTCTTGGACAACACACTTGACTACAAGGATAGTGCTAAGGACCGAGGGATGCCCTGGTGGGTGAAGTTCAGGACATTCAAAGGAGACAGTCGAAATGAAGAGTTTTACACCCTTCCATTTAATCTGAACCGATTTTTTCCTCCATCATGA
- the LOC140985193 gene encoding nucleobase-ascorbate transporter 2 isoform X1, translating to MRFGTWCKLCLAMDAPKPDEISHPPMDQLQGLEYCIDSNPSWGEAIAMGFQHYILALGTAVMIPSFLVPLMGGTDGDKVRVVQTLLFVGGINTLLQTLFGTRLPTVIGGSWAFMVPIISIIHDPSLERIPDPHMRFLNTMRAIQGALIVASSVQIILGYSQLWAICSRFFSPLGMVPVISLVGFGLLDRGFPVAGRCVEIGIPTFILFVAFSQYMKNFQAKQYPVLERFALLISVTVIWAYAHLLTASGAYKHRPELTQRNCRTDKANLISSSPWIKIPYPLQWGAPTFDAGHSFGMMSAVLVALIESTGAYKAAARLASATPPPAHVLSRGIGWQVCRKKCSLNLCLLLNATIMKFIEANISQNKLKTITIQGIGILFDGLYGTGTGSTVSVENIGLLGSTRVGSRRVIQISAGFMIFFSILGKFGALFASIPFSVFAAIYCVMFGIVASVGLSFLQFTNMNSMRNLFITGVSLFLGLSIPEYFREYTTAALHGPAHTNAGWFNDFLNTIFLSSPTVALIVAVFLDNTLDYKDSAKDRGMPWWVKFRTFKGDSRNEEFYTLPFNLNRFFPPS from the exons ATGCGTTTTGGAAC GTGGTGCAAGTTGTGTTTAGCGATGGATGCTCCAAAGCCAGACGAAATAAGTCATCCTCCAATGGACCAACTTCAAGGCTTAGAGTATTGCATAGATTCTAATCCTTCTTGGG GCGAGGCGATAGCGATGGGATTTCAGCACTATATCTTGGCATTAGGTACCGCGGTGATGATTCCTTCCTTCCTTGTTCCTTTGATGGGTGGAACTGAC GGTGATAAAGTGAGGGTAGTTCAAACTTTGCTATTTGTTGGAGGAATAAATACACTGCTGCAAACATTATTTGGAACCAGGCTACCTACTGTAATTGGCGGATCTTGGGCATTCATGGTTCCcataatttcaataattcaTGATCCATCCTTAGAAAGAATCCCAGACCCTCATATG AGATTTCTCAATACGATGAGAGCCATTCAAGGAGCATTGATAGTAGCATCAAGTGTACAGATTATTTTGGGCTATAGTCAGCTCTGGGCTATATGCTCCAG GTTTTTTAGTCCACTTGGAATGGTTCCGGTGATTTCTCTTGTGGGCTTTGGTCTGCTTGATAGAGGCTTCCCAGTG GCTGGACGATGCGTGGAAATTGGCATTCCAACGTTCATCTTATTTGTTGCCTTCTCTCAG TACATGAAGAACTTTCAAGCAAAACAATACCCTGTACTGGAGCGATTTGCTCTTCTGATCTCCGTCACCGTCATATGGGCTTATGCACACCTGCTGACAGCCAGTGGAGCATACAAGCATCGACCAGAGTTAACTCAAAGAAATTGCCGAACCGACAAAGCAAACCTAATTTCTTCTTCCCCATG GATTAAAATCCCGTATCCACTGCAGTGGGGTGCACCTACCTTTGATGCTGGTCATTCATTTGGAATGATGTCTGCTGTACTGGTCGCCTTAATTGAG TCAACGGGAGCTTACAAGGCAGCAGCTCGTTTGGCAAGTGCAACACCGCCTCCCGCTCATGTTCTTAGTCGTGGAATTGGTTGGCAGGTTTGTAGAAAAAAATGTTCTCTGAATTTATGCCTTTTACTTAATGCCACGATTATGAAGTTTATTGAAGCAAATAtctctcaaaataaattaaagactATAACTATACAGGGCATTGGAATTCTGTTTGATGGGTTGTATGGAACTGGTACTGGATCCACAGTTTCTGT GGAAAATATTGGTCTTCTTGGAAGCACCCGTGTTGGCAGTCGTAGAGTGATCCAAATTTCGGCTGGCTTCATGATCTTCTTCTCAATCTTGG GGAAATTTGGAGCATTGTTTGCATCAATACCTTTCTCAGTGTTTGCGGCAATATATTGTGTCATGTTTGGTATAGTAG CTTCGGTGGGATTGTCGTTTTTGCAATTCACGAACATGAATTCAATGAGAAACCTATTCATCACTGGTGTATCCCTCTTCCTCGGTTTGTCTATCCCAGAATACTTCAGGGAATACACTACCGCTGCTCTTCATGGTCCTGCGCACACCAATGCTGGATGG TTCAACGATTTCCTTAACACAATTTTCTTGTCCTCCCCTACTGTGGCGTTGATCGTGGCTGTATTCTTGGACAACACACTTGACTACAAGGATAGTGCTAAGGACCGAGGGATGCCCTGGTGGGTGAAGTTCAGGACATTCAAAGGAGACAGTCGAAATGAAGAGTTTTACACCCTTCCATTTAATCTGAACCGATTTTTTCCTCCATCATGA